The genomic stretch ATCGCTCCTGTGCTCGCCGAAACCGGCAGTGCGCGGCATCAGCACAATCGGTTTGCCTAGCCTCCGCGCCGTCAACACCGATCCGATGCCGGCATGTGCGACGATCAGCGCGGCATGGCGCGCCAGCTGCTCGAACTCTGCAGGCCCGAAGCGCTCTTGGACGGCGATATTCTGCGGCTGGTAAGATCCCGTCCAGTTCTGGGCGATCACTTCGATGCCGAGCCCCGGCTGGATCGCGTCCATCGCCTGGACCAGCCTGTCGAACGGCAGTTGGGTCCCGACGGTGACGAGGATCACAGCACGCTCCCCGCAAATTCGATTCCCGGTGGGCCGGCCAGATCCTCCCACTGGGTCAGGCATCTGTCGGCAAAACGCCGGGCGAGCCTGCCGGACAAGGAGAGGCTCTCGGCATTGGCGACGCTATCGATCCAGAGCGTTCGTGCGCCCATGAAATGCGCCCAGAATAGGCAGAAAAAACCTGGCGCGGCCCCGGTCGTCACCACGACATCGGGCCTTGTCCTGCGAAAGAGACTGAACGTGACACAAAGGCACCATAACGCGCGCAAGGGTTGCGTCAGGTTGCAGTCGGGTATCGCGATCGCGTCGCCAAGGCCGAGGTGCCGCGCCTGGCCGGTTGCGGGCGTCGCGAATATGGTTTCGCATCCATCGAAGGCAGCAGCGATCAGCGCCATCTGTTCCAGATGTCCGCCACCCGATGATGCTGCGAGTACC from Altererythrobacter epoxidivorans encodes the following:
- a CDS encoding glycosyltransferase, yielding MILVTVGTQLPFDRLVQAMDAIQPGLGIEVIAQNWTGSYQPQNIAVQERFGPAEFEQLARHAALIVAHAGIGSVLTARRLGKPIVLMPRTAGFGEHRSDHQLATARKLVGKPGVFIAMDEAELPGAIAKGLAAGDISTAENRGARQLVDAVAEFIHEGGTR